The Chitinophagaceae bacterium nucleotide sequence TTTTAAAACTGTATGCGATGGAAAGCAGGCAGCCATTATGGTTCCAACAACCATTCTTGCTTATCAGCATTATAAAACATTCCAGGAACGATTGAAAGACTTCCCTGTTACAGTTGATTATGTAAACCGGTTTAAATCAGCCAAAGAGAAAAAAGAAACCTACAAACGGCTTGAAGAAGGGAAAGTTGATATCATCATCGGTACACATGCACTGCTGGGTAAAGATGTAAAATATAAGGAACTTGGTTTATTGGTAGTAGACGAAGAACAGAAGTTTGGTGTGGGACATAAAGAAAAGATCAAAACATTAAAAACAAATGTTGATTCATTAACACTAACGGCCACACCTATTCCACGTACACTGCAGTTCAGCTTAATGGGAGCAAGGGATCTCAGTATCATCAATACGCCGCCGCCTAACCGTCAGCCCATTCAAACAGAGGTGCAGGTGTTCCAGGAAGATTTTATCCGTGATGCGATTTATTATGAAACAGAACGTGGAGGTCAGGTTTTCTTTATTCATAACCGTATTGCAGGGTTGGCAGAAATGGCTGCAATTATTCAGCGACTTTGTCCTGACCTCAGTATTGGCTTTGCTCATGGACAAATGGAAGGTCATGAACTGGAGGAACGCATCTTCGATTTTATTGATAAACGTTATGATGTACTTGTTTGCACCAACATTGTTGAAAGCGGTGTTGATATTGCCAATGTAAATACAATCATTATCAATAATGCGCATCAGTTTGGGTTAAGTGATCTGCACCAGTTACGTGGAAGAGTAGGACGCAGCAACAAAAAAGCATTCTGTTATTTATTGGCTCCGCCAATGAGTACCTTGCCAAACGATTCGAGAAAACGTTTGCAAACATTAGAACAGCACAGTGAATTGGGAAGCGGTTTCCAGATTGCCATGCGTGATCTGGATATTCGCGGTGCAGGTAATATGCTGGGTGGAGAGCAGAGTGGTTTCATGGCTGAAATTGGTTTTGAAATGTATCAGAAAGTATTGGATGAAGCTATCAGAGAATTAAAGAGAACTAAATTCCGTGATTTGTTTAAAGAAGAAATTCAGCAGCAGGAAAATTTTGTGAAAGATTGCATGATTGATACCGATCAGGAAATACTGATTCCCGATGCTTATGTTGAAAGTATTGCCGAGCGTTTAAGTTTATATACCCGTTTGGATAATTGTGAAAATGAAGAAGACCTGCTTGCTTTTCATACAGAATTAATTGACAGGTTCGGGCCAATACCTTCGCAGGTGGAAGACCTGTTCACAACTGTCCGTTGCCGTAAGCTGGCGGTTGAGCTTGGCTTTGAAAAAATGACTTTGAAAGAGCAAACCCTGCGTTGCTACTTTATCAATAATCCTGATTCTCCTTATTTTGAATCGCCGGTTTTCCAGGGTCTTTTACAGTTTGTGCAAACTTCATTGAATAAAGCACAGCTGAAGCAAACCGGTAAACTGTTCCTCTTAGTGGTTCGGGATATGGACGGCATGGAAGTATTGCTGCGGCTTTTAAAACGCATGCATGCAGCTGTAGTGGAAAACCTCGTTACTGCATAAAGACCTCTCATCGGCACATTTTTCCATTTCGTCGCAAAATGGAAAACTTTCAACTGAATAAATAAGTACTTTGTATACATGAGCAGTAAATGGTATACACGCCGGTGGGTTGTTTTCGGGATGCATGTTTTATTCTGGGCTGTATTCCTTGCCCTGCCTTTTTTACTGCGTCCCGTTGCTGAGAACAACACATCTCATGCAGACGAAAAGCCCTTTGGTATGTATTACCTGCATTTTTTAAAGAACTTTCTCTGGATTGCTCTTTTTTATTTCAATACCTACTTCCTCATACCTGTTTTATTTTATCAAAAAAAATATGGACGTTACATAATTGCATTACTGTCTTCGCTGCTGTTTGTTTGGCTGGCCGATCGTTTTATGTTTGCTTTATTTATAGAAGGGTTTGAATACAAAGTGCGGAATTTCCTTTTCTTTAACCTGCCTGTATTTATTTTCATCATTTTAGCCAGCACTGCATTTCGTACCATTCGTGATAGAATTATTGAAGACAGTGAGAAACAGGAAAAACAAAACGAAAATCTCAAGACAGAACTTTCATTTCTGCGTTCGCAGGTAAGCCCGCATTTCATGTTTAATATTTTAAACAATATGGTGGCGCTGGCAAGAAAGAAATCAGATATACTGGAGCCATCACTTATTAAACTTTCTTCTTTACTGCGTTACATGCTGTATGAAACAGACGAAGACAAAGTATTACTCGATAAAGAAGTAGAGTACCTGCAAAGCTATATTGATCTGCAACGCCTGCGTTTCGGTAAGAATATGCAGATCAACACAGAGTTGCAGCAGACATCTATTGCTTATACCATTGAACCGATGCTGTTGATTCCTTTTGTGGAGAATGCGTTTAAGCATGGTGTTGGTTTAATTGAAAATGCTCAGATCGATATTAATTTGAAAGTGGAAAAAGAACAATTGTTTTTTTCTGTACGGAACAAATACAATGATACAAATACTGATGAACCGAAAGATAAAACCTCGGGCATCGGGTTGGCAAATGTAAAAAGACGTCTAAACTTATTATACCATCAGGATTACTCATTGACGATCGACAAGAAAGATGGATGGTTCACCGTTTCACTTCAATTAAAACTGCATTAATGCTGCGTTGTATTGCAATAGATGATGAAGAGCTGGCGCTCGAATTACTGGAGGACAACATTAAGAAAGTTCCCTTCCTGGAATTGGTGGCAGCATGCAGTAATCCACTGGAAGCATTACGTATTATGCAGCAGGAACAGGTTGATTTGGTGTTTATCGATATACAAATGCCCGGGCTTAATGGCTTACAGTTTATACAAAGTAGTCTGCAGCAATGTATGTTCATCCTTATTACTGCTTACGAAAAGTATGCACTGGAAGGATATAACCTGAATGTAGTTGATTACTTATTAAAACCGGTTGAGCTGAATCGTTTTATACAGGCCTGTAATAAAGCCAATGAGCTGTATCAATTAAAACAGAAACCCAAACAGGAATCTGTACAGCAGGATTACTTTTTTGTAAATGTTGAATACAGCCTGCTTAAAGTAGAGAAAGCCGATATAACCTGGATCGAAGGATTGAAAGATTATATCAAAATCCATCTCAAAAGTTCACCGAAGCCTGTTATTACACGCATGAGTTTAAAAGCTGTTGAAGAGCAATTGCCAACGCAGCAGTTTGTTCGCATTCATAAGTCTTTTATCATAGCTGTTCCTGCCATTACTTCTATCCGCAGAAGCAGTGTATTTATACAGGATATGGAGCTTCCTATCAGCGATAATTTCAGGGAGAAACTCTTCGCCGTTATTGGCCGTGCTGAATAGATTTGTTTTCTTCCGTATTTCGTCGCATCATTTTCCCTTCTCGTCTCATTTGCTTCAGCCACGCCTGTTTGTCAGGCTACTTTTACAATATAAATTATCACACATGAAAAAGTTTATTCTGGCTTTTGTTGCAATTGTTTCCATGCATTTAGCAAAAGCACAAATGCCCGGCTCTGCTAACCAGGCTGCGCCAGCTATTGGTCGTATTTTCGGTAAGTTAGTAGATAGTACAGGTAAAGCTGTTGATGGTGCTTCAATAATAGTACTGCAAAGTAAATACGACAGCTCAACAAAAAAGACGAAGGAGGTATTGCTGAAGGGAACCATCAGTGCAGCGAATGGTGATTTTAATCTTGAAGAGCTGCCAATTTTCGGTCCATTGAAATTAACCGTATCAGCAACAGGATTTGAAGCATATAGTCAAACTGTAACATTTCAACCAAAGATGCCTGCAGGTTCAGCTCTAACGAAGCCAGGAACTGGCGGACAAATGCCCGATATGAGTGCAATGGCTTCAGCTTTTGAAAAAGATTTAGGCAAACTGAGTTTAGCAAAATCTGTAAAAGAATTGTCGGAGGTGATTGTAACGGCAGTGAAGGGACGTTTGAAAATGGATATTGATAAAAAAGTATTCAGTGTAGATCAGAATATTGTAAGTGCAGGTGGTACAGCTGTTGATGTAATGAAGAATGTTCCATCGGTAAATGTAGATATTGATGGAAATGTAACGTTGCGTAATGCATCGCCACAAATTTATATTGATGGCCGCCCAACAACTTTAACGCTGGATCAGATTCCTGCAGATGCAATTGAGAGCGTAGAGATCATTACCAATCCTTCTGCCAAGTATGATGCTTCAGGAGGTAATGCAGGGATCCTTAATATTGTTTTGAAGAAGAATAAAAAGAACGGTTATAATGGCAATGTGAATATGGGCATAGATAAACGTGGTGCTGTTAATGGCGGTGCAAGTCTTAATCTTCGCCAGGACAAGTTCAATCTTTCGCTCAGTGCATTTAGTAACCAGATGAAGAACCGGTCTGTTAGTGCAACTGATATCACCAGTCTTCTTTCAACTCCAAACATATTAGTCAATCAAACGGGTAATACAATAATGAATGGTGGTTTTCTGTTTGGTCGTGCAGGTATTGATTATTTAGCAACGAATCGTTTAACACTTTCGTTATCGGGTATAAGAGTACATGGTGAAATGAATCCCGGTTCTGTATTAAATACTGATAGTTCTTACAGCAATGGCTCATACATCAGTTTCAGCAACCGGACAACATCTACCAAAAGAGAGTTTAATGCTACAGGTGTGCAGGGAGGGTTTAAATATTTATTTCCTAAACAGGGGGAAGAGTTAACAGCTGATTTCAACATCTTTAATGGCCGTAACAGCAATAATCTTAATTACAATACCGGTATCTATACATCGGATGGTGGCGCAAAAACAGGAGCTGTGTTGCAGCAGATTCTTGGAAGCGGTACCAATAAATTCGTAACTCTTCAAACAGATTATGTAAAACCTTTTGGCAAAGCCGGTAAAATTGAAACAGGTGCAAGAATACAGTTACGTACAATGACGAATAACCAGGAAAATTACATGTTCAATAATCTCACAAGTGAATATGTGCTGATCCCGAATGCAACAAGTAATTACAAAAACAAAGACAATGTGTACGCAGCTTATCTTTCAGTGGGCAATCAGATAAACAGCTTCGGGTATAAGATTGGCTTGCGTGCAGAGAGTTCTGATTACACAGGTGAGTTAACAGATACCAAACAAAGCTTCAGCAATAAATATCCGCTGAGCTTATTCCCTTCATTGTTCTTAAGTCAAAAGTTGACTGATAAACAGGAACTGCAGTTTAGTGTAACACGCCGTGTAAACCGTCCGTTCTTTATGCAGGTAATCCCATTTATTGATTCAACCGATCAGTTAAACTGGAGCAGAGGTAATGCAGCTTTAAAGCCTGAGTTTACGAACTCCGCAGAAGTATCGTATTCAAAGAGTTTCAAAGGCGGTAATACCGTTTTGGTTTCGGCTTATTACAAATACACAACTAACTTAATTACCCGTTTCCTTGATACGATCACTTTGGCATCAGGTGAAAAACGTCCGTTGAGTACATATCAGAATGCACAATCAAGCCAATCGTATGGTGTTGAGTTTACCACACAGAACACTGTTACAAAGTGGTGGGATCTGAATTCGAACCTCAACATTTATAATTCAAAAATCAATAGCAATAATATTACCGGCACATCGCAACCTGCCATGTGGAGCTGGTTTGCAAAAGTGAATAACAACTTTAAATTGCCTGGAGATTTTAAGTTGCAGTTATCAGCTACCTACCAATCAAAAACAAATTTGCCTGTCAATCAAAACAGTGGTATGGGTGGTCCGCCAATGGGTGGTGGCGCACAAAGTGCAGCGCAGGGTTATATTAAAGCCAACTATGGTATTGACGCAGCTATTTCAAAAAGCTTCCTCAAGAACAAAGCAGCAACCGTAACCTTTAACGTAAATGATATTTTCAAAACAAGAAAATACGATCAGTACTCGGCGAGTTCATTCTATATTCAAAACAGCTCCCGTTTAAATGATGCACCTATGTTCCGTATAAACTTTGCTTACAAGTTCGGGCAAATGGACATGTCGATCTTTAAACGTAAAAATATTAAAGCGGAAAGCGAAGGATCGCAAGGCGCTATGCAGGGAATGCAGTAGCATAATTGTATGAATGATCAGCCTCATGTATTTGTTACAGGGGGCTTTTTTATGCAGTAAAATTGTGTATTTAGAAATGGGTTTTTAGTCTTACTTTTAAGTGTAACAAAGTTGCTGTTTCCAAAAGCTTTAACCGATTATTTTAAACACATTCTTAAACCTTCATTCATGGAACAAAACTTTGCTCAAACAAGAGAAACCAGGTATGCCAATGTCAGCAGCGATGAACGCACAATGGCTATTCTCTGTCATGTATTATCAATTTTCTTTTCTTTTATTCCGGCACTTGTAATCTATGTAGTAAAAAAAGATGATTCACCTTATGTTGCCGAGCATGCAAAAGAAGCCTTGAATTTTCAGATTTCATTGCTGATTTATTTTGTGATCAGTGGCATACTGGTATTGCTCCTGGTAGGTATTCTTTTGTTGATTGCTTTAGGCATAGGCTCATTAATACTATATATCATTGCATCTATAAAAGCGGCAGATGATATCTTATACCGTTACCCGTTTACAATCCGGTTCATTAAGTAGGCATCGTAGTTTTACGCAGCTTCTGTTAAGCAAAGTATAATAAAAGTTAGTGTTGATACGTTTCATAAGTTATGGCATTGGACTTGTTTTAAGTTCAATGACAAGTTGTATTTTTTACCCTAAACCGTAGCTTATGAAACAAGTTCTACTCCTTGCTTCTTTATTTATTATTATTTCATCCTGTGCCCGGAGAAAAATGGAGGCACGTGTTGATCGTTTCAACATCAGAACAATTGCTATTCTCCCTGCTCAACTTGAAGTAACAGGAAATACTCCAAAAAAACTTAGTGCTGAACAGCTGCAGCAGATCATCCGGCAAAACAAAAAGTTTTTGGATCAGGCTCTGTACATTGATCTGTCGCAGTATGTGGATTCACGCTTACGTCGCTATTCACAGGTACAGTTTCAAAGTGCCGATCGCACAAAAAAATTGCTCGAAGAGAAAGGCATCACCGATTCAGCTTCCTGGGAAATGGACCCGGCAGATCTGGCTAAAATATTAGGTGTTGATGCTGTAGTATCTGCTAAGGTTACTCAAAATCATATCCTCAGCGACGAGGTGGCAATGGGAATTGATGTGATTGGAGGAATTGTAAGACAAACAGTACCTAAGTTACCGCTGCCTTATGGTGCCGCCCGTACCAGTGATATGTATGTAAGCTGTGCTTTAATACGGGGAGGATATTCTGTATGGAGCACCCGGTTTACCAATCATACTGACTGGAATTATCCTTTTCAGAATGCAATTCAACGTGCAACATCTGCTATTGCCTACCGGTTTCCACTTTAATTGCAGGGTAAGCATTACCGCATAAAAAAGGGTCGTTCTGCATTTTGCAGAACGACCCTTTCAATATCATTCAGAAAAATTAGTCCCAGCCTTTTTTTGCTGTTCCTGCTGCGATAGCTGCCAACGCTTTTGCTTCACCCAGTAAAGCGGTCAGTTTGTTGCCTTTGCCATCATCACCTTTTGCGATATATCCGCCTTTGGCTGTACGTTCTACAACTGCATTTAAGATAGGAACATTCTTTTCTTTTGTCTTTACATTATACGCTGTTAATTGCATAGCTTAATGATTTTTTGGGGGTTAGTTAATAATCCCGGCAACCCGGCATAGGCTAAAATTACAGATTTTCCCCTTAGATGACTGAAAATGCTTTCCACAAGTGCACCAGGTTGCCTGAATTTAATAAAAAAGCGGCCATTAAGGCCGCCTAAATTATTGTAAATCAGTGATAAGTCATTTAAACATCAATCTTCGCATATTTTGCATGGCTTTCAATGAATTCCCTTCTTGGGGCTACTTCATCGCCCATCAGCATGCTGAATACCCTGTCGGCTTCAGCTGCACTTTCAATGGTCACCAGTTTTAAGGAGCGGCTACCGGGGTTCATGGTTGTTTCCCAAAGCTGATCAGCGTTCATTTCACCCAAACCTTTATAACGCTGAACATTTACGCTGTCTTCTTTTCCGCCGCCAAACTGAATAGCAAAGGCTTTGCGTTCTTCTTCGGTCCATGCATAGGCCATGTCTTTACCTTTTTACCTGGTAAAGAGGGGGCTGAGCAATATAAAGATAGCCCTGCTCAACAATAGCTGTCATATAACGGAAGAAGAATGTAAGAATCAAAGTGGCAATGTGGCTTCCATCCACATCGGCATCGGTCATGATGATGATCTTGTGGTAACGGAGTTTTGAAATATCCAATGCTTTAGGATCTTCAATGGTTCCCATCTTTACACCAAGGGCTGTAAACATGTTACGGATTTCCTCGTTATCATAGATCTTATGTTCCATTGCCTTTTCTACGTTCAGAATCTTACCACGCAACGGAAGGATAGCCTGGAAGCTTCGGTCACGGCCCTGCTTGGCTGTACCACCTGCTGAATCACCTTCAACTAAATATAATTCGCAACGTTCAGGATCTCTGTCGGAGCAATCAGCCAGTTTACCTGGTAAGCCGCCACCGCTTAATACAGTTTTACGCTGAACCAGTTCACGGGCTTTACGTGCAGCTGCTCTTGCCTGTGCTGCTAAAATAATTTTTTGAACAATATTCTTGGCATCCCTCGGATTTTCTTCCAGGTAAGCTTCTAATGTTTTACCAACAGTTACTTCAACTATGCCGCTTACTTCACTGTTGCCGAGTTTGGTTTTTGTCTGTCCTTCAAACTGTGGTTCAGGAACTTTTACAGAAATGATAGCGCTGAGCCCTTCCCTGAAATCATCACCTTCTACATCCACCTTGGCTTTTTCAAACATGCCTTCTTTCTTTCCGTAAGCAGTAAATACTCTTGTAATAGCACGACGGAAACCGGTTACATGTGTACCACCTTCAATGGTGTTGATATTGTTAACGTAGGAGAAGATATGTTCGCTGTAAGAGTCGTTATAGATCATGGCAACTTCTACTGCTACATTCGATGCTTCATCACGACTGTCCATGTAAATAACCTGTGGTAATAACGGACTGCGTTTGCTGTTACTGTCAATCAGTTCAACAAATTCACTGATACCACCTTCGCTGTAAAAAGTGCTGGTATAAGTTGCACCGCTTTCATCAAGTTCACGTAAATCATTTAAAACGATGCGGATTCCTTTATTCAGAAAAGAAAGTTCACGAAGACGGGCTTCTAAAATTTCTTTTTTATAAACCGATGCCGTAAAGATGGTTGTGTCGGGCCAGAAATGAACTTTTGTTCCTGTTAAGTTACTGCTGCCAATTTCACGAACAGCATATGCTGGGATCCCGGTGTGATATTCCTGTTCAAATATTTTTCCCTCACGCTGAACTGTTACCTGCAATGTTGATGAAAGTGCGTTTACGCAACTTACACCCACACCATGCAAACCACCTGATACTTTGTAAGAGCCTTTATCGAATTTTCCACCGGCATGCAGCACTGTCATTACAACTTCCAATGCCGAACGTTTTTCTTTTGTATGCATGGCAGTAGGAATACCACGGCCATCATCCTGTACGCTGATGCTGTTATCTTCATGAATGTTTACAGTAATGTTTTTACAGTAACCGCCCATGGCTTCATCAATGGAGTTGTCAACCACCTCATAGACGAGGTGATGCAAACCTTTCTCACTGATATCGCCAATATACATGGCGGGTCTTTTACGAACCGCTTCTAAACCTTCTAAAACCTGGATGCTGTCTGCGCCGTAACCTGCATTTTGTTCTGCTGCGCTGAGTGTTTTTTCCTGCAAATCTGTGCTCATATTGTGCTTCTCTGAAATCTGTTTTGTGAGGTAAAAATATATTCGGACAAATGTACGGAAAAGCAGCGGGTTGAAGCGTTTTTAAAGCCTGTTTTTGACCCAAAAAATCCACAATTTTTCAGGTGATTTTCAGGAGGAAATTTTCTTCATTTCAGGAATAATTTTTAGTAAGAAAAATACATATCAGCTTTATTGTATTGAAAATATGACAATAGTCAGGCATTTGGGACTGATCTGTGAAATTTCAATGTCTTAACTTTGTTCTCTTATGCAGCAATTGAACGATATACTCACACTGGCACACAGGCATCCTCTGATGATGCATGAGCTGGACTTGCTGCATGAGGTTGAAAAACAGATCCCCGGCTCTGTGAGTTACAGCATCAGGCGTTACAAAATGCAGCCTCAGTGGAATATGGAAGATGTGGGGATGCTTGCCTATAATTATCAACCGAAATTGCAAAAAGACAGGAGTATTGAACTGAGGTTTTGTATTTCGGGAAATAAATACTGTTCAAACACAGCCTGTAAAAATGGCGTTTGCAGAACACAATCGCAGCGATGCGGAGAGTTTGCAGATACTGTTGACGTTTTCAGCTTCCATTATTCGGCATCTTATCTCAGCCAGTTTGTAAAAGGGAAAACAGTTCAAACAAAGAGCGACCAGATACTTGCATTCAAACAAAAGGAATCCTTTTCAACTGTTGTGAATCTTTGTAACCGAACAAAAGGAATTCTTGAAAATCTGTTGCAGCATAATTACAGCAATGCGCTTGAAAATATTTATGTAAATAGCCAGTTGCAAACGCTGTTACTGTACGGTCTTGAGTGT carries:
- a CDS encoding helix-turn-helix transcriptional regulator — protein: MQQLNDILTLAHRHPLMMHELDLLHEVEKQIPGSVSYSIRRYKMQPQWNMEDVGMLAYNYQPKLQKDRSIELRFCISGNKYCSNTACKNGVCRTQSQRCGEFADTVDVFSFHYSASYLSQFVKGKTVQTKSDQILAFKQKESFSTVVNLCNRTKGILENLLQHNYSNALENIYVNSQLQTLLLYGLECLVEEKAEESFACKFLSNEADRDKMNLAREILLQRIGDPITIKELSRKVGTNECYLKKGFKEMFGTTVFDFYQSQRMEHAKYLLYEKGLSVTEVSALLGYSSISHFSTAFKKHTGLKPCELLFKPY
- a CDS encoding histidine kinase; the encoded protein is MSSKWYTRRWVVFGMHVLFWAVFLALPFLLRPVAENNTSHADEKPFGMYYLHFLKNFLWIALFYFNTYFLIPVLFYQKKYGRYIIALLSSLLFVWLADRFMFALFIEGFEYKVRNFLFFNLPVFIFIILASTAFRTIRDRIIEDSEKQEKQNENLKTELSFLRSQVSPHFMFNILNNMVALARKKSDILEPSLIKLSSLLRYMLYETDEDKVLLDKEVEYLQSYIDLQRLRFGKNMQINTELQQTSIAYTIEPMLLIPFVENAFKHGVGLIENAQIDINLKVEKEQLFFSVRNKYNDTNTDEPKDKTSGIGLANVKRRLNLLYHQDYSLTIDKKDGWFTVSLQLKLH
- a CDS encoding DUF4870 domain-containing protein, whose translation is MEQNFAQTRETRYANVSSDERTMAILCHVLSIFFSFIPALVIYVVKKDDSPYVAEHAKEALNFQISLLIYFVISGILVLLLVGILLLIALGIGSLILYIIASIKAADDILYRYPFTIRFIK
- a CDS encoding TonB-dependent receptor, with the protein product MKKFILAFVAIVSMHLAKAQMPGSANQAAPAIGRIFGKLVDSTGKAVDGASIIVLQSKYDSSTKKTKEVLLKGTISAANGDFNLEELPIFGPLKLTVSATGFEAYSQTVTFQPKMPAGSALTKPGTGGQMPDMSAMASAFEKDLGKLSLAKSVKELSEVIVTAVKGRLKMDIDKKVFSVDQNIVSAGGTAVDVMKNVPSVNVDIDGNVTLRNASPQIYIDGRPTTLTLDQIPADAIESVEIITNPSAKYDASGGNAGILNIVLKKNKKNGYNGNVNMGIDKRGAVNGGASLNLRQDKFNLSLSAFSNQMKNRSVSATDITSLLSTPNILVNQTGNTIMNGGFLFGRAGIDYLATNRLTLSLSGIRVHGEMNPGSVLNTDSSYSNGSYISFSNRTTSTKREFNATGVQGGFKYLFPKQGEELTADFNIFNGRNSNNLNYNTGIYTSDGGAKTGAVLQQILGSGTNKFVTLQTDYVKPFGKAGKIETGARIQLRTMTNNQENYMFNNLTSEYVLIPNATSNYKNKDNVYAAYLSVGNQINSFGYKIGLRAESSDYTGELTDTKQSFSNKYPLSLFPSLFLSQKLTDKQELQFSVTRRVNRPFFMQVIPFIDSTDQLNWSRGNAALKPEFTNSAEVSYSKSFKGGNTVLVSAYYKYTTNLITRFLDTITLASGEKRPLSTYQNAQSSQSYGVEFTTQNTVTKWWDLNSNLNIYNSKINSNNITGTSQPAMWSWFAKVNNNFKLPGDFKLQLSATYQSKTNLPVNQNSGMGGPPMGGGAQSAAQGYIKANYGIDAAISKSFLKNKAATVTFNVNDIFKTRKYDQYSASSFYIQNSSRLNDAPMFRINFAYKFGQMDMSIFKRKNIKAESEGSQGAMQGMQ
- a CDS encoding response regulator transcription factor, whose protein sequence is MLRCIAIDDEELALELLEDNIKKVPFLELVAACSNPLEALRIMQQEQVDLVFIDIQMPGLNGLQFIQSSLQQCMFILITAYEKYALEGYNLNVVDYLLKPVELNRFIQACNKANELYQLKQKPKQESVQQDYFFVNVEYSLLKVEKADITWIEGLKDYIKIHLKSSPKPVITRMSLKAVEEQLPTQQFVRIHKSFIIAVPAITSIRRSSVFIQDMELPISDNFREKLFAVIGRAE